The following proteins are encoded in a genomic region of Actinomadura sp. NAK00032:
- a CDS encoding copper resistance CopC family protein codes for MNIRKPRRAARRLGAVAALVLALGAATATPALAHTRLVSSTPAKGQSAQSVTEVKLVFSDEIRMAQVVVKDGQDKTYQSGPAERSGTTVTQKLTGPLPAGSYTVAYRVVGEDGHPIEGDDLAFTAAGGEAAAPAPSTGGVGAEQQTGEAATADEQPLKLDQDQAAAEEDSGSRTVLWVLIVAGLMVGIGVGMGIVYRAKRKHQAATGK; via the coding sequence ATGAACATCCGCAAGCCCCGCCGGGCCGCGCGGCGCCTCGGTGCCGTCGCCGCCCTCGTCCTCGCCCTCGGCGCCGCGACCGCGACCCCCGCGCTGGCGCACACCCGGCTGGTGAGCAGCACGCCCGCCAAGGGCCAGTCCGCGCAGTCGGTCACCGAGGTCAAGCTCGTCTTCAGCGACGAGATCCGCATGGCGCAGGTGGTCGTCAAGGACGGCCAGGACAAGACGTACCAGTCCGGCCCGGCCGAGCGGTCCGGGACGACGGTGACGCAGAAGCTGACGGGGCCACTTCCCGCCGGGTCCTACACGGTGGCCTACCGGGTCGTCGGCGAGGACGGGCACCCGATCGAGGGCGACGACCTGGCGTTCACCGCCGCGGGCGGCGAGGCCGCGGCACCGGCGCCGTCCACCGGCGGGGTCGGCGCCGAGCAGCAGACGGGCGAGGCGGCCACCGCCGACGAGCAGCCGCTCAAGCTCGACCAGGACCAGGCCGCCGCCGAGGAGGACTCCGGCTCCCGGACGGTCCTGTGGGTGCTGATCGTCGCCGGCCTCATGGTCGGCATCGGCGTCGGGATGGGCATCGTGTACCGCGCCAAGCGCAAGCACCAGGCGGCGACCGGGAAGTGA
- a CDS encoding metal-dependent hydrolase has protein sequence MMGKTHALSGALAWLAAVPVLGYERLLGDHAVSLSVEQVAAGAVVCAGAAILPDIDHHNGRIANTFGPITHHMCKWIGKVSGGHRHATHSILFAVGMGWAMDTLATHYLYAWWACLFMIVGLGLRGVGLDFEGKEPQSALADCALALVAVWLMHKIDMSFVGFAVALGCFAHVVGDCLTPRGCPVFWPLPWRIDIPLVPRTDGKVERWVVMPVLTLGIAVLAVRSVLGEATTEWLTRN, from the coding sequence ATGATGGGCAAGACGCACGCCCTGAGCGGCGCGCTGGCGTGGCTGGCCGCCGTCCCGGTGCTCGGCTACGAGCGGCTCCTCGGCGACCACGCGGTGTCGCTGTCGGTGGAGCAGGTCGCCGCGGGCGCCGTGGTGTGCGCGGGCGCGGCGATCCTGCCGGACATCGACCACCACAACGGCCGCATCGCCAACACGTTCGGCCCCATCACCCACCACATGTGCAAGTGGATCGGGAAGGTGTCCGGCGGGCACCGGCACGCGACCCACTCGATCCTGTTCGCGGTCGGCATGGGCTGGGCGATGGACACCCTCGCCACCCACTACCTCTACGCCTGGTGGGCCTGCCTCTTCATGATCGTCGGCCTGGGGCTGCGCGGCGTCGGGCTGGACTTCGAGGGCAAGGAGCCGCAGTCGGCGCTCGCCGACTGCGCGCTCGCCCTCGTCGCCGTCTGGCTGATGCACAAGATCGATATGAGCTTCGTCGGGTTCGCGGTCGCGCTCGGCTGCTTCGCGCACGTCGTCGGCGACTGCCTGACACCGCGCGGCTGCCCGGTGTTCTGGCCGCTGCCGTGGCGGATCGACATTCCGCTCGTCCCGCGGACGGACGGCAAGGTGGAGCGCTGGGTCGTGATGCCCGTGCTCACCCTCGGCATCGCCGTCCTCGCCGTCCGCTCGGTCCTCGGCGAGGCCACCACCGAGTGGCTGACCCGGAACTGA
- a CDS encoding response regulator transcription factor translates to MASILFIEDDPSARTALELALTRQGHGVTSRTTGEDGLAALRSRRPEIAILDVMLPGIDGIEVCRRIRREDSLPVILLTARGDDLDIVLGLEAGADDYVVKPVEPRVLDARIRAVLRRADQTRTDRSAYGDLVIDRLSLKVTKGGTDLRLTPTELRLLLELARRPGRALTRQHLLAEVWEHTYPGDSRLVDACVQRVRAKIEDEPAEPRLIETVRGFGYRFAAP, encoded by the coding sequence GTGGCGAGCATTCTGTTCATCGAGGACGACCCGTCCGCGCGGACGGCCCTGGAGCTGGCGCTGACCCGCCAGGGGCACGGCGTGACGTCCCGGACCACCGGCGAGGACGGCCTGGCGGCGCTGCGGTCGCGGCGCCCCGAGATCGCGATCCTGGACGTGATGCTCCCCGGCATCGACGGGATCGAGGTGTGCCGCCGCATCCGCCGCGAGGACTCGCTGCCGGTGATCCTGCTGACCGCGCGCGGCGACGACCTCGACATCGTCCTCGGCCTGGAGGCGGGCGCCGACGACTACGTGGTGAAGCCCGTCGAGCCGCGCGTCCTCGACGCCCGCATCCGGGCCGTGCTGCGGCGCGCCGACCAGACCCGCACCGACCGGTCCGCCTACGGCGACCTCGTCATCGACCGGCTGTCGCTGAAGGTGACCAAGGGCGGCACCGACCTGCGCCTCACCCCGACCGAGCTGCGGCTGCTGCTGGAGCTGGCCCGCCGGCCCGGGCGGGCCCTCACCCGCCAGCACCTGCTCGCCGAGGTGTGGGAGCACACCTACCCGGGCGACTCCCGGCTCGTGGACGCGTGCGTGCAGCGCGTCCGCGCCAAGATCGAGGACGAGCCGGCCGAGCCGCGGCTGATCGAGACCGTCCGGGGGTTCGGCTACCGGTTCGCCGCGCCATGA
- a CDS encoding sensor histidine kinase, with protein MLRVFRPLIERTTWQRWSHLVVGGALLMPYWFLAMSLTPLLPAGNTAVTVVIMLVVMPGAAVFVTGLVPTVRLLEGSLARELLKGRAAAVAPGSAASWESRVRAAAWFALHLFAGVVVSGLSLAVPPFAVVLVLAPLATWDDRFLEVWGWQSTWHQWPAPPLGLASLAALLALIVASGTLLSRLAPWFLGPSAAERLADMEARAVKLAERNRLARELHDSVGHALSVVTLQAGAAGRVLDSDPAFAREALGAIEESARAALEDLDHVLGLLREDPSRPAAPQATLKDLGRLLEQTRIAGVELDAAVDPAVEHVPAAVSREAYRIVQEGLTNALRHAGKVPVRLRLGIAGERLEVEMSNPLGAARGEGAGHGGGRGLAGVRERVTVLRGDMAAGADGDAWRFRVSLPLRSGT; from the coding sequence GTGCTCCGCGTGTTCCGGCCGCTGATCGAGCGGACGACCTGGCAGCGCTGGTCCCACCTCGTGGTGGGCGGCGCGCTGCTGATGCCGTACTGGTTCCTGGCGATGAGCCTCACGCCGCTGCTGCCGGCCGGCAACACCGCCGTGACGGTCGTGATCATGCTGGTGGTGATGCCGGGGGCGGCGGTGTTCGTCACCGGGCTCGTGCCGACGGTGCGGCTGCTGGAGGGCTCGCTCGCCAGGGAGCTGCTCAAGGGGCGCGCCGCCGCGGTCGCCCCCGGGTCGGCGGCCTCGTGGGAGAGCCGGGTCCGCGCCGCGGCGTGGTTCGCGCTGCACCTGTTCGCGGGCGTGGTGGTCAGCGGGCTCAGCCTCGCGGTGCCGCCGTTCGCGGTCGTGCTGGTGCTCGCGCCGCTGGCGACCTGGGACGACCGGTTCCTGGAGGTGTGGGGGTGGCAGAGCACGTGGCACCAGTGGCCCGCGCCGCCGCTCGGCCTGGCGTCGCTGGCCGCGCTGCTCGCGCTGATCGTCGCGTCCGGGACGCTGCTGTCGCGGCTCGCGCCGTGGTTCCTCGGCCCGTCGGCCGCCGAGCGGCTCGCCGACATGGAGGCCAGGGCGGTGAAGCTGGCCGAGCGCAACCGGCTGGCCAGGGAGCTGCACGACTCGGTCGGGCACGCGCTGAGCGTGGTGACCCTCCAGGCCGGCGCGGCCGGGCGGGTGCTGGACAGCGATCCCGCGTTCGCCCGGGAGGCGCTCGGCGCGATCGAGGAGTCGGCCCGCGCCGCGCTGGAGGACCTCGACCACGTGCTCGGGCTGCTGCGCGAGGACCCGTCCCGCCCGGCCGCGCCGCAGGCGACGCTGAAGGACCTCGGCCGGCTGCTGGAGCAGACCCGGATCGCGGGGGTGGAGCTCGACGCCGCCGTGGACCCGGCCGTCGAGCACGTCCCGGCGGCGGTGTCGCGGGAGGCGTACCGGATCGTCCAGGAGGGGCTGACGAACGCGCTGCGGCACGCGGGGAAGGTCCCGGTGCGGCTGCGGCTCGGCATCGCCGGGGAACGGCTGGAGGTGGAGATGAGCAACCCGCTCGGGGCGGCCCGGGGCGAGGGCGCCGGCCACGGCGGCGGCCGCGGCCTCGCCGGGGTCCGCGAGCGCGTCACCGTGCTGCGCGGCGACATGGCCGCCGGGGCCGACGGGGACGCGTGGCGGTTCCGCGTCTCGCTGCCGCTAAGGTCCGGAACATGA
- a CDS encoding cell wall metabolism sensor histidine kinase WalK, protein MMGRTRLTGLRMRLAAAFTAVALLASVLASGISYVLMRRMMLQRAQDAVLSDIRGTLAQQVPVELPPDAGPLLGAALEKALGAAPGRKAVAVPVPLIGGETGVPPPGALDVPVSGEFARRALRGVVFQRVYRNGTPYLLVGTRVTGYTTTEDEPWRTTPPMVFVSASLRREAADLRLFTRVLLIADAAALVAALGLALLATRGVLGPVRRLGAAARALGAGELGTRVQVRGRDELADLARTFNGTADALERTVTELRAMEAASRRFVADVSHELRTPLTSMVAMTGVLAEEAADAPDGGAVRLVAAETRRLGALVENLIEISRFDAGAAALVLDDVNVAAAVGATLAARGWQDEVAVAGPADLVVRLDPRRFDVIVANLAGNALKHGRPPVTLRFERTEEGAGGVRLVVADRGPGLPGDLAAVVFDRFTKAEAARSRSEGSGLGLSIAKENAVLHGGTLDAANGPDGGAVFTLWLPGGEAEEPA, encoded by the coding sequence ATGATGGGCCGCACCCGGCTCACCGGGCTGCGGATGCGGCTCGCCGCCGCGTTCACGGCGGTCGCGCTGCTGGCGTCCGTGCTCGCCTCCGGCATCTCCTACGTGCTGATGCGCCGGATGATGCTGCAGCGCGCGCAGGACGCGGTGCTGTCCGACATCCGCGGCACCCTCGCCCAGCAGGTCCCGGTCGAGCTGCCGCCCGACGCGGGGCCGCTGCTCGGCGCGGCCCTGGAGAAGGCGCTCGGCGCGGCCCCGGGCCGCAAGGCGGTCGCGGTGCCGGTGCCGCTGATCGGCGGCGAGACCGGCGTCCCGCCGCCCGGCGCGCTGGACGTCCCGGTGAGCGGGGAGTTCGCCCGCCGCGCGCTGCGCGGCGTGGTCTTCCAGCGCGTGTACCGCAACGGCACGCCCTACCTGCTCGTCGGCACCCGCGTCACCGGCTACACGACCACCGAGGACGAGCCGTGGCGGACGACGCCGCCGATGGTGTTCGTCTCGGCGAGCCTGCGCCGCGAGGCCGCCGACCTGCGGCTGTTCACCCGCGTGCTGCTGATCGCGGACGCCGCCGCGCTGGTGGCGGCGCTCGGCCTGGCGCTGCTGGCGACGCGGGGCGTGCTGGGCCCGGTGCGCCGCCTCGGCGCCGCCGCCCGCGCGCTCGGCGCGGGGGAGCTCGGCACCCGGGTCCAGGTGCGCGGCCGGGACGAGCTCGCCGACCTCGCCCGCACGTTCAACGGCACCGCGGACGCCCTGGAGCGCACGGTCACCGAGCTGCGCGCGATGGAGGCCGCGTCCCGCCGGTTCGTCGCGGACGTCTCGCACGAGCTGCGCACCCCCCTCACCTCGATGGTCGCGATGACCGGCGTGCTGGCCGAGGAGGCGGCGGACGCGCCGGACGGCGGCGCGGTGCGGCTCGTCGCGGCGGAGACGCGGCGGCTCGGCGCGCTGGTGGAGAACCTGATCGAGATCAGCCGGTTCGACGCGGGCGCCGCGGCGCTCGTCCTCGACGACGTGAACGTGGCCGCGGCGGTCGGCGCCACCCTGGCGGCGCGCGGCTGGCAGGACGAGGTGGCGGTGGCGGGCCCCGCGGACCTGGTCGTCCGGCTGGACCCGCGGCGGTTCGACGTCATCGTCGCCAACCTCGCCGGGAACGCCCTCAAGCACGGGCGCCCGCCGGTCACGCTGCGCTTCGAGCGCACCGAGGAGGGCGCCGGCGGCGTGCGGCTCGTGGTCGCCGACCGCGGCCCCGGCCTTCCCGGCGACCTGGCCGCCGTGGTCTTCGACCGGTTCACCAAGGCCGAGGCGGCGCGCTCGCGCAGCGAGGGCAGCGGCCTCGGCCTCTCCATCGCGAAGGAGAACGCGGTGCTGCACGGCGGGACGCTGGACGCCGCGAACGGGCCGGACGGCGGCGCCGTGTTCACGCTGTGGCTGCCCGGCGGCGAGGCGGAGGAACCGGCATGA
- a CDS encoding TIGR03621 family F420-dependent LLM class oxidoreductase → MRDFRFGFNFFDIPSRDEFAGRCRRGERYGYDTALVPDHLGSPAPFPTMVAAAEATERLRVGTLVLNAGFWNPHLLAREVATADRLTGGRVELGLGAGHMKWEFDAAGIPWEGFGARAERMARLIEELGALFGGDGYEAHRPVAEHFGLAELAPVQRAGFGGAGPPLLVGGTGDTVLRAAARYADIVGIAGAYQVPGEPPGTFRLGTAAEAQERVRFVREHAGDRADGIEWNVLVQHVQVTADRRAEAEKIRAERMPYMSVEEILDTPFILLGTQEQLAEQIRERRERFGFSYTTVHAPFLDVFGPVIERV, encoded by the coding sequence ATGAGGGACTTCCGTTTCGGGTTCAACTTCTTCGACATCCCCTCCCGCGACGAGTTCGCCGGCCGGTGCCGGCGCGGCGAGCGGTACGGCTACGACACCGCGCTGGTGCCCGACCACCTCGGGAGCCCGGCGCCGTTCCCGACGATGGTCGCCGCCGCGGAGGCGACGGAGCGGCTGCGGGTCGGCACGCTCGTGCTGAACGCCGGGTTCTGGAACCCGCACCTGCTCGCCCGGGAGGTCGCCACCGCCGACCGGCTCACCGGCGGGCGGGTGGAGCTCGGCCTCGGCGCCGGGCACATGAAGTGGGAGTTCGACGCGGCCGGGATCCCCTGGGAGGGGTTCGGCGCCCGCGCGGAGCGGATGGCCCGCCTGATCGAGGAGCTGGGCGCGCTGTTCGGCGGGGACGGCTACGAGGCGCACCGGCCGGTCGCCGAGCACTTCGGGCTGGCCGAGCTGGCGCCGGTGCAGCGCGCCGGGTTCGGCGGCGCGGGCCCGCCGCTGCTCGTCGGCGGCACGGGCGACACGGTGCTGCGGGCGGCGGCGCGGTACGCCGACATCGTCGGGATCGCGGGGGCGTACCAGGTGCCGGGGGAGCCGCCGGGGACGTTCCGGCTGGGCACGGCCGCGGAGGCGCAGGAGCGGGTCCGGTTCGTCCGGGAGCACGCCGGCGACCGGGCGGACGGCATCGAGTGGAACGTGCTCGTCCAGCACGTCCAGGTGACCGCCGACCGGCGCGCGGAGGCGGAGAAGATCCGCGCCGAGCGCATGCCGTACATGAGCGTCGAGGAGATCCTGGACACACCGTTCATCCTGCTCGGGACGCAGGAGCAGCTCGCGGAGCAGATCCGGGAGCGGCGCGAGCGGTTCGGGTTCTCCTACACCACGGTGCACGCGCCGTTCCTGGACGTCTTCGGCCCGGTGATCGAGCGGGTCTAG
- a CDS encoding bifunctional copper resistance protein CopD/cytochrome c oxidase assembly protein has translation MNKGSLGVVRAGAVAAAAAAAALVAGLVLGGSVTEKVIPGLGDAGALTRWGLPASRAAMDLLSALTVGAVLAAAALLPVEGGRGAARLSADAVGYLRAASWIAAGWAAAAAATLVFTVADVLGQPVGEVLTGSELSSYVGSLPQGTALMIVVLLAVVVALLARTTTTPAAAFGLLALAGIALLPAPLTGHSASAANHSVATTGVALHVAAVAPWVGGLAIVGAHALLRRDRLPVMAERFSRMALWCYVTVGVSGLVNVIARLPDPAELATTNYGRLALGKIVAFGVLGWFGWWHRERTLPALAAGKPGAFARFGSVEAAVMAATMGLAVALARTAPPPPTAPESAVKSLLGYDMPPEVTPVRLLTLWQFDLFFAVLAAVLGGLYIAAVVRLRRRGDSWPMGRTAAWILGLVTILAVTQTGVAKYAPILFSVHMAQHMVLNMLAPIFLVVGAPVTLALRALKPARVRGDRGPREWLTALLHSRYLAVIAHPAVATLIFVVSTFALYFSPLFEAAMRNHLGHIAMMVHFLAAGSLFFWVLLGVDPAPKKLPYPARLILLFVTMPFHAFFGIALMNMSQALARGWYGAVDPPWGTTVLHDQHTGGAIAWAFGEIPTFIVLIVMAFQWYADDQRQARRMDRKADRAARPGGRAEDDELAAYNARLAKLAERDRAAEGQGKT, from the coding sequence GTGAATAAGGGCAGCCTGGGCGTCGTGCGGGCCGGCGCGGTCGCGGCGGCGGCCGCCGCCGCGGCCCTGGTCGCCGGCCTCGTCCTCGGCGGGTCGGTCACCGAGAAGGTCATCCCCGGCCTCGGCGACGCCGGCGCCCTCACCCGGTGGGGGCTGCCCGCGTCCCGGGCCGCGATGGACCTGCTGTCCGCGCTGACCGTCGGCGCCGTGCTGGCCGCCGCGGCGCTGCTGCCCGTCGAGGGCGGGCGCGGCGCCGCCCGGCTGTCCGCGGACGCGGTCGGCTACCTGCGCGCCGCGTCCTGGATCGCCGCGGGCTGGGCCGCCGCCGCGGCGGCCACCCTCGTGTTCACGGTCGCCGACGTGCTCGGCCAGCCGGTCGGGGAGGTCCTCACCGGCAGCGAGCTGAGCAGCTACGTCGGCTCGCTGCCGCAGGGCACCGCGCTGATGATCGTGGTGCTGCTGGCCGTGGTGGTGGCGCTGCTGGCGCGCACCACGACCACGCCCGCCGCCGCGTTCGGGCTGCTCGCCCTGGCCGGGATCGCGCTGCTGCCGGCGCCGCTGACCGGGCACTCGGCCTCGGCCGCCAACCACTCCGTCGCGACGACCGGCGTCGCGCTGCACGTCGCGGCGGTCGCGCCGTGGGTCGGCGGCCTGGCGATCGTCGGCGCGCACGCGCTGCTGCGCCGCGACCGGCTGCCCGTCATGGCGGAGCGGTTCAGCCGGATGGCCCTGTGGTGCTATGTCACCGTCGGGGTCAGCGGCCTGGTGAACGTGATCGCCCGGCTGCCTGACCCGGCCGAGCTGGCGACGACGAACTATGGCCGGCTCGCCCTCGGGAAGATCGTCGCGTTCGGGGTGCTCGGCTGGTTCGGCTGGTGGCACCGGGAGCGGACGCTGCCCGCGCTCGCCGCCGGCAAGCCGGGGGCGTTCGCCCGGTTCGGCTCCGTCGAGGCGGCCGTGATGGCCGCCACCATGGGCCTCGCGGTGGCGCTGGCGCGCACCGCGCCGCCCCCGCCGACCGCCCCGGAGTCCGCGGTCAAGTCGCTGCTCGGCTACGACATGCCGCCGGAGGTCACCCCGGTGCGGCTGCTGACGCTGTGGCAGTTCGACCTGTTCTTCGCCGTCCTCGCGGCCGTCCTCGGCGGGCTGTACATCGCCGCCGTCGTCCGGCTGCGGCGGCGCGGCGACTCCTGGCCGATGGGGCGCACCGCCGCCTGGATCCTCGGCCTGGTGACCATCCTCGCCGTCACCCAGACCGGCGTCGCCAAGTACGCGCCGATCTTGTTCAGCGTGCACATGGCGCAGCACATGGTGCTGAACATGCTGGCGCCGATCTTCCTGGTCGTCGGCGCGCCGGTGACGCTGGCGCTGCGCGCGCTCAAGCCCGCCCGGGTGCGCGGCGACCGCGGCCCCCGCGAGTGGCTGACCGCGCTGCTGCACAGCCGCTACCTCGCGGTGATCGCGCATCCGGCGGTGGCGACGCTGATCTTCGTGGTGAGCACGTTCGCGCTGTACTTCTCGCCGCTGTTCGAGGCGGCGATGCGCAACCACCTCGGCCACATCGCGATGATGGTGCACTTCCTCGCGGCCGGGTCGCTGTTCTTCTGGGTGCTGCTCGGCGTCGACCCGGCGCCGAAGAAGCTGCCCTACCCGGCGCGGCTGATCCTGCTGTTCGTCACGATGCCGTTCCACGCGTTCTTCGGCATCGCGCTGATGAACATGAGCCAGGCGCTGGCGCGCGGCTGGTACGGGGCCGTCGACCCGCCGTGGGGCACCACCGTCCTGCACGACCAGCACACCGGCGGCGCGATCGCCTGGGCGTTCGGCGAGATCCCGACGTTCATCGTCCTGATCGTGATGGCGTTCCAGTGGTACGCCGACGACCAGCGGCAGGCCCGCCGCATGGACCGCAAGGCCGACCGCGCCGCGCGGCCGGGCGGCCGGGCCGAGGACGACGAGCTCGCCGCCTACAACGCGCGCCTCGCCAAGCTGGCCGAGCGCGACCGGGCCGCCGAGGGGCAGGGCAAGACCTGA
- a CDS encoding response regulator transcription factor yields the protein MTIKVLLVDDERLIRAGLAAIIDAEDDLAVVGEAADGAEVPDAVRRLRPDVVLMDVRMPRLDGIQATRRLLGSVPEPPRIIVVTTFENDEYVYDALKAGAHGFLLKRARPEEILQAVRMVAHGDSLLFPAAIRELAAHHGPSGGGPGADWHGRLTEREGDVLRLMAKGRSNAEIAAELFVSPQTVKTHVGNVLAKLQARDRTQAVILAYETSFITPG from the coding sequence ATGACGATCAAGGTGCTGCTGGTCGACGACGAGCGGCTGATCCGGGCGGGCCTCGCCGCCATCATCGACGCCGAGGACGACCTGGCCGTGGTCGGCGAGGCCGCCGACGGCGCCGAGGTGCCGGACGCGGTGCGGCGGCTGCGCCCCGACGTGGTGCTGATGGACGTGCGGATGCCGCGGCTCGACGGCATCCAGGCGACCCGCCGCCTGCTGGGGAGCGTGCCGGAGCCGCCGCGGATCATCGTGGTCACCACGTTCGAGAACGACGAGTACGTCTACGACGCGCTGAAGGCCGGCGCGCACGGCTTCCTGCTCAAGCGAGCCCGGCCGGAGGAGATCCTCCAGGCGGTCCGGATGGTCGCGCACGGCGACAGCCTGCTGTTCCCGGCGGCGATCCGGGAGCTGGCGGCGCACCACGGCCCGTCCGGCGGCGGGCCCGGCGCGGACTGGCACGGCCGGCTCACCGAGCGGGAGGGCGACGTGCTGCGGCTGATGGCCAAGGGCCGCTCGAACGCCGAGATCGCCGCGGAGCTGTTCGTGAGCCCGCAGACGGTGAAGACGCACGTCGGCAACGTGCTCGCCAAGCTCCAGGCCCGCGACCGCACCCAGGCGGTGATCCTCGCCTACGAGACGTCCTTCATCACGCCCGGCTGA
- a CDS encoding DUF5685 family protein, with translation MFGVVRPCRHVLCGSLFKDWMAHLCGLCLTLRAEHGQAARLVTNYDGLLVSVLVEAQAPELSPRRKAGPCALRGMKTAQVVTAKAQGARLAAAASLLLAAGKTRDHVADGDGPYARRAVAAAAGRMAGRWDAAGGRTGAAVGFDPAVLRDAVARQPALEAETGLALLDLTEPTETAVAAVFAHTAVLAGREGNAETLAEAGRFFGRLAHLLDAVEDLADDRAAGAYNPLLATGTSLGEARRHADGALHGLRLALADLELERPRLVRALLDREVARSVDRAFAGPEDQSRHGPRPPRPGWPIPCFTGAAVCVTCGVFQPEWSDHHGDSCGDRCWCSRHCDSGCGDCCECCNCCDCDCDCCDGCCCDCS, from the coding sequence GTGTTCGGTGTCGTCCGGCCGTGCAGGCACGTCCTGTGCGGGTCGCTGTTCAAGGACTGGATGGCCCATCTGTGCGGGCTGTGCCTGACGCTGCGGGCCGAGCACGGCCAGGCCGCGCGGCTCGTCACCAACTACGACGGGCTGCTGGTGTCGGTGCTGGTCGAGGCGCAGGCGCCGGAGCTGTCGCCGCGCCGCAAGGCCGGGCCGTGCGCGCTGCGCGGGATGAAGACCGCGCAGGTCGTCACCGCGAAGGCGCAGGGCGCCCGGCTCGCGGCCGCCGCGTCGCTGCTGCTCGCGGCCGGCAAGACCCGCGACCACGTCGCGGACGGCGACGGGCCCTACGCGCGCCGCGCGGTCGCGGCCGCGGCGGGCCGGATGGCGGGCCGCTGGGACGCGGCCGGCGGCCGGACGGGCGCCGCGGTCGGCTTCGACCCGGCCGTGCTGCGCGACGCCGTCGCCCGCCAGCCCGCCCTTGAAGCGGAGACGGGGCTGGCGCTGCTCGACCTGACCGAGCCCACGGAGACCGCCGTCGCGGCCGTGTTCGCCCACACCGCCGTCCTCGCGGGCCGGGAGGGCAACGCCGAGACCCTCGCCGAGGCCGGCCGCTTCTTCGGCCGCCTCGCGCACCTGCTGGACGCCGTCGAGGACCTCGCCGACGACCGGGCGGCGGGCGCCTACAACCCGCTCCTCGCCACCGGCACCTCCCTCGGCGAGGCCCGCCGGCACGCCGACGGCGCGCTGCACGGGCTCCGCCTCGCCCTCGCCGACCTGGAACTGGAGCGGCCGCGGCTCGTCCGGGCGCTGCTGGACCGGGAGGTCGCCCGCTCGGTCGACCGGGCCTTCGCCGGCCCGGAGGACCAGTCGAGGCACGGCCCCCGGCCGCCCCGCCCCGGCTGGCCCATCCCGTGCTTCACCGGCGCGGCCGTGTGCGTGACCTGCGGCGTCTTCCAGCCCGAGTGGAGCGACCACCACGGCGACTCGTGCGGGGACCGCTGCTGGTGCAGCCGGCACTGCGACAGCGGTTGCGGCGACTGCTGCGAGTGCTGCAACTGCTGCGACTGCGATTGCGACTGCTGCGACGGGTGCTGCTGCGACTGCAGCTGA
- a CDS encoding DNA polymerase ligase N-terminal domain-containing protein has translation MSPKKTGGDRLAEYRGRRDPGRTPEPVPADAAVPRGNDDTFVVQEHHATSLHWDLRLERDGVLVSWAVPKGLPWTPETNHLAVHTEDHPLEYATFEGEIPRGEYGAGTMTVWDRGTYETEKWSEREVKIVIHGSRVSGRYVLFRTRGKNWMIHRMDPPADPDAEPLPESVRPMRPARRARLPRDQGAWGFEFAWGGRRLAAYAEGGRTRFTDGRGRAVDGPGGLGSRLGAGLGSRRAVLDGELAVLDGRETYMIYDLLHLDGHPLLDVPYRERRERLDGLALSGPAWQTAPWFPGDGDAVAAAARDQDLPGVLAKRLDSPYEPGEESGAWRFIPA, from the coding sequence GTGAGCCCGAAGAAGACGGGCGGCGACCGGCTCGCCGAGTACCGGGGCAGGCGCGATCCGGGACGCACGCCGGAGCCCGTGCCCGCCGACGCGGCCGTGCCGCGCGGGAACGACGACACGTTCGTCGTCCAGGAGCACCACGCGACCAGCCTGCACTGGGACCTGCGGCTCGAACGCGACGGGGTGCTGGTGTCGTGGGCCGTCCCCAAGGGCCTGCCGTGGACCCCGGAGACGAACCACCTCGCCGTGCACACCGAGGACCACCCGCTGGAGTACGCGACGTTCGAGGGCGAGATCCCGCGCGGCGAGTACGGCGCCGGGACGATGACCGTCTGGGACCGCGGGACGTACGAGACGGAGAAGTGGTCCGAGCGCGAGGTGAAGATCGTCATCCACGGTTCGCGGGTCTCCGGCCGGTACGTGCTGTTCCGGACGCGCGGGAAGAACTGGATGATCCACCGGATGGACCCGCCCGCCGACCCGGACGCCGAGCCGCTGCCGGAGTCGGTGCGCCCGATGCGGCCGGCGCGGCGGGCGCGGCTGCCCCGCGACCAGGGCGCGTGGGGCTTCGAGTTCGCGTGGGGCGGCCGGCGGCTGGCCGCCTACGCCGAGGGCGGGCGGACCCGGTTCACCGACGGCCGGGGCCGCGCCGTGGACGGCCCCGGCGGGCTCGGCTCCCGGCTCGGCGCCGGGCTGGGCTCCCGGCGCGCGGTGCTCGACGGGGAGCTGGCCGTCCTGGACGGCCGCGAGACCTACATGATCTACGACCTGCTCCATCTGGACGGGCATCCGCTGCTGGACGTCCCGTACCGGGAGCGGCGCGAGCGGCTCGACGGCCTCGCGCTGTCGGGGCCGGCCTGGCAGACGGCCCCCTGGTTCCCCGGGGACGGCGACGCCGTCGCGGCGGCGGCGCGCGACCAGGACCTGCCGGGGGTGCTCGCCAAGCGCCTGGACTCCCCGTACGAGCCGGGCGAGGAGTCCGGCGCCTGGCGCTTCATCCCGGCCTGA